The proteins below come from a single Beutenbergia cavernae DSM 12333 genomic window:
- a CDS encoding carbohydrate ABC transporter permease, protein MTAGSRSTDVAALVRAVPAGSRLGQRRRGPSPLPFIAPFFVVFAVFTIVPLGYAAYLSLFSEQSSGLGFGGAQTVFVGLGNFAAVLSDTDFLGSFGIIGVYCVFYIPLMIGAAIVITLLLDSGLAIGGRFLQLVYYLPNVVPGLIAAIIWLYLYTPGISPLVDVVEGLSSAEWSISSLPASIVAVANVTIWLHVGYNVVIFFAALQAIPRETLEAARVDGAGQLRVALSVKVPMIRGAISIAVLMTIVGAMQLFAEPMLLSSRAPGIDSTWTPNMYIYQKAFTDHNFGVAAAAALVFAVLIGAASWVATRVRRR, encoded by the coding sequence ATGACCGCGGGATCGCGGTCGACTGACGTGGCCGCCCTCGTACGCGCGGTCCCGGCCGGTTCCCGGCTAGGGCAGCGGCGGCGGGGCCCGTCGCCACTGCCGTTCATCGCGCCGTTCTTCGTCGTGTTCGCTGTCTTCACGATCGTGCCGCTAGGGTACGCGGCATATTTGAGCCTGTTCTCGGAGCAGTCGTCAGGCTTGGGCTTCGGTGGTGCGCAAACGGTGTTCGTCGGGCTGGGCAACTTTGCCGCGGTGCTGAGTGACACCGACTTCCTCGGCAGCTTCGGGATCATCGGGGTCTACTGCGTGTTCTACATCCCGTTGATGATCGGCGCCGCGATCGTCATCACCTTGCTGCTGGACAGCGGCCTGGCGATCGGGGGCCGCTTTCTGCAGCTCGTGTACTACCTTCCGAACGTTGTGCCGGGGTTGATCGCGGCCATCATCTGGCTCTATCTCTACACGCCTGGGATCTCGCCGCTCGTCGACGTCGTGGAGGGACTCAGCAGCGCCGAGTGGTCGATCTCCTCGTTGCCGGCGTCCATCGTCGCCGTCGCCAACGTGACGATCTGGCTGCACGTCGGCTACAACGTCGTCATCTTCTTCGCGGCGCTGCAGGCGATCCCGCGTGAGACGCTGGAAGCCGCGCGGGTCGACGGAGCGGGCCAGCTGCGCGTCGCGCTGTCGGTCAAAGTGCCGATGATTCGCGGGGCGATCAGCATCGCCGTCCTCATGACCATCGTCGGCGCCATGCAACTGTTCGCCGAGCCGATGCTGCTGAGCTCCCGGGCGCCCGGGATCGATTCGACGTGGACTCCGAACATGTACATCTATCAAAAGGCGTTCACCGACCACAACTTCGGTGTCGCAGCCGCGGCGGCCCTGGTGTTCGCGGTGCTCATCGGTGCCGCGTCGTGGGTTGCGACGCGTGTGAGGCGACGGTGA
- a CDS encoding ABC transporter substrate-binding protein produces MTHLTPRARLVRLTGLAVAVSLLTSACAGAEGSGDAAPTEADDGPVTITFMSWLRNSEAVVEAFNSSQDGIIVEFQTTPSAADNYTTLANSSRAGTAPDVATVEYPYLPDVLAQGLLQPLSEEAADQVAEEFPDAARNLVELGGETWSYPLDLAAWVMYYRADLFEEHGIDVPTTWEEYEQVARQIKDIDPEARIGATTANDPGSLASINWQAGAQWYSADGDAWTVDIDNEVTRQVAEMQQRFVDEDLVWVGEGELLGQRQAAGQTWTTLAGSWNGGYLPVNFEDQAGLWRVALPPSFTGEPTSAGNGGATFAVTADSEHQDAAEAFIAWMTTTEEGIAARVAGGESSVLPANADLVGPARDAFDTSFFGGQDIYAVAAEAAAAIPGEWTWGPAQSTMDTAFQDAIAQVNAGTTALPDIFAPVQETVVESLNDRGIAVD; encoded by the coding sequence ATGACGCATCTGACTCCCCGTGCCCGCCTCGTTCGGCTGACCGGTCTGGCCGTCGCCGTGTCCCTGCTGACCAGCGCCTGCGCCGGCGCCGAAGGGTCTGGTGACGCGGCACCGACCGAGGCCGACGACGGCCCGGTCACGATCACCTTCATGTCCTGGCTGCGTAACTCCGAGGCGGTCGTCGAGGCCTTCAACAGCTCGCAGGACGGCATCATCGTCGAGTTTCAGACCACCCCGTCGGCGGCGGACAACTACACGACTCTGGCGAACTCGTCGCGCGCCGGCACCGCACCCGACGTCGCCACCGTCGAGTACCCGTACCTGCCTGATGTCCTCGCCCAAGGGCTCCTCCAGCCACTCAGCGAGGAAGCGGCAGACCAGGTGGCGGAGGAATTCCCGGACGCCGCTCGCAACCTCGTTGAGCTGGGCGGCGAGACGTGGTCCTACCCACTGGATCTGGCGGCCTGGGTGATGTACTACCGCGCCGACCTGTTCGAGGAACACGGGATCGACGTTCCCACGACCTGGGAGGAGTACGAGCAGGTCGCCCGCCAGATCAAGGACATCGACCCGGAAGCCCGGATCGGAGCCACCACCGCCAACGATCCTGGCTCCCTCGCCAGCATCAACTGGCAGGCCGGTGCCCAGTGGTACTCCGCCGACGGCGACGCCTGGACCGTCGACATCGACAACGAGGTCACCCGCCAGGTCGCCGAAATGCAGCAGCGCTTCGTCGACGAAGACCTCGTCTGGGTCGGCGAGGGCGAGCTCCTGGGTCAGAGGCAGGCCGCCGGCCAGACCTGGACGACACTTGCCGGGTCCTGGAATGGCGGCTACCTCCCGGTCAACTTCGAAGATCAGGCGGGGCTGTGGCGGGTGGCCCTGCCGCCGTCGTTCACCGGCGAACCGACATCGGCCGGCAACGGGGGCGCGACATTCGCCGTCACCGCGGACAGTGAGCATCAAGACGCCGCGGAGGCCTTCATCGCCTGGATGACAACCACCGAGGAAGGGATCGCCGCCCGGGTGGCCGGCGGTGAGTCCAGCGTGCTGCCCGCGAACGCTGATCTTGTCGGGCCGGCCAGAGACGCATTCGACACCTCGTTCTTCGGCGGCCAGGACATCTACGCCGTCGCAGCAGAGGCTGCCGCCGCCATCCCGGGCGAGTGGACTTGGGGACCTGCACAGAGCACGATGGACACCGCGTTCCAGGACGCTATCGCGCAGGTGAACGCCGGCACGACCGCGCTCCCCGACATCTTTGCCCCGGTCCAGGAGACAGTGGTCGAGAGTCTCAATGACCGCGGGATCGCGGTCGACTGA